GATTGCATCGTCAGAAAAATGATTCCAAGGGTCTAAAAATTCGCGTATTGTTGAGCTCGATAGCTTAGGATTCTGGGGAATAGCCATGACTCTTGCGAAGTTCTTGAGGCTCTGTTGATTCGATAGAAGCGTATTATTGATGATGATTTCTCCTTCGCTGGCATCATGAAGACCACCAAGGACTTTGATCAAAGTTGACTTCCCTGAACCCGGTTCTCCTGTGATCGCATATTTTTGACCCTTCTCAAAAACAAGATTCAGGTCACTGATGATATTGAATTTTGCGTTGTTGTGTTTATAAGCGATTTGCTTGAGTTCAATAGACTTAACTGGTTCCATTGAATCCATTGTCGAAGATGGTTGAAGTAACGAAATCCTTTGCTTTTCGAATTGGTCTAGACCTCGCAAGCTGTTTTTGCTGAAGTAAGTTGGCAAGGCAATCATGAGTGAGGAGATGGCTTCTGCAACTTGTGAAAACCCTGCAGAGATAAACGAAAATGCTGTGAACATCACGAGATATTTTCCTTGGGACAAACCACTACTCGCTGAATAACCAAACAGAATGAGTGCAACCAGCAGCGAGCTGACGATTCTTGAAAACAGCACTCCATAGCTACTCCATTGATTAATGGAGATGATCATCTTGTAATAGCGACTTTTGGTATTCGTGAATGATTGATCGTATAAAGTTTCCAGTCCAAGCGAACGAATTTCGTTAATGTAGTTGACAGTATCAATTATAATTTGATTGTTCTCTGCTTGGTTGCGAATGAGTTGAAACGATATCCGACCTGTGATGTACCCTGATGCAAGAGACACCCAGGCAGGAAGAGAGCTTAACAGCAGAATTAAAAAGACAATTCTTGGCTCAAGAAGGTAAAAGCCAAAGACGGTCATATATGTACCAATCGTTAGGAGTGCGATCGGGATTGAAATTAGTAGCGCTCTTGCACTTGACGTGAATGCCAGTGCCGTCTTGAAATTTTGCTCCCAAAGACTGAGTGAAAGCGTTGGAAGAGCACTTGGTTTTGCAGACAAATAGCGATCAAGTAAGCTGATTAATCCATGAAAATCAATAGAGGATTGTGCAATGCTAATGGAGACGGTGGAGACTGTTTTGAATAATGTTCCAATTAATTGGCTCGAGAAAAGGCCAATACAGATAATGATTAATTGATTGATTTGACCCGTTGGTATTAATTGATCAAAGATTGGCCCCATTGCTAGAACGGGTAGGGTCGATAAAA
This genomic window from Synechococcus sp. MIT S9220 contains:
- a CDS encoding ATP-binding cassette domain-containing protein — protein: MTHTNQVSVHWGKPADIIQKILKDPLLRIGLSASEEDAVMHQAESLRHADSNQCLTFIETKTKILAIRFDRQPTLKPLSSVPLKILVINEENHQWCYIDSYQRYQLFLRGQTESSETWNYFSLISSLPHRKLSKLELSWWQIAARWKGYALTLIGLSVFTLLSTLPVLAMGPIFDQLIPTGQINQLIIICIGLFSSQLIGTLFKTVSTVSISIAQSSIDFHGLISLLDRYLSAKPSALPTLSLSLWEQNFKTALAFTSSARALLISIPIALLTIGTYMTVFGFYLLEPRIVFLILLLSSLPAWVSLASGYITGRISFQLIRNQAENNQIIIDTVNYINEIRSLGLETLYDQSFTNTKSRYYKMIISINQWSSYGVLFSRIVSSLLVALILFGYSASSGLSQGKYLVMFTAFSFISAGFSQVAEAISSLMIALPTYFSKNSLRGLDQFEKQRISLLQPSSTMDSMEPVKSIELKQIAYKHNNAKFNIISDLNLVFEKGQKYAITGEPGSGKSTLIKVLGGLHDASEGEIIINNTLLSNQQSLKNFARVMAIPQNPKLSSSTIREFLDPWNHFSDDAILEALKNCLCDPILESLPMGLKTNLSESSQDISHAELQRLHIARVVLGQPTVLLSDEPTSYLDEESHQILLKKLNQSCSIHISCLHRLSAKDSFDKVIHLESQNQRMGSNR